DNA sequence from the Kiloniellales bacterium genome:
CGGGTCAGCTTCAACCCGCTTCGCCATGTCGACGGCTTCGGCACGGTCTTCCTGCCGGCGGTTCTGCTCTTGGTTCGGGCGCCTTTCCTGTTCGGCTGGGCAAAGCCGGTCCCCGTGGCGTTCCATCGGCTGCGCCAGCCGAAACGCGACATGGTGCTGGTGGCGGCCGCGGGTCCCGGGGCCAATCTGCTGCTGGCGACCGCGTCGGCGCTGCTGCTTCACCTAGTCCCGCTGTTTCCAGGTTCCCTGGGTGGATGGCTGGCCGCGAATCTGTTTAACTCGATCCTCATAAATCTCGTCTTGGCGGTGTTCAACATGCTGCCTCTGCCGCCGCTCGATGGTGGACGCGTCGCTGTCGGCCTGCTGCCGCCCCCGCTGGCGGTGCCCTTGGCGCGGCTCGAACGCTACGGCCTGCTGATCCTGATCGGCATCATCTTCCTCTTGCCCTACGTCGGCCGCCAACTGGGCTACGACCTCGAGGTGTTTCACTGGGTGGTATGGGTCCCGGTGGAGTATCTCCTCGGGTTCTTCCTGCAGCTGGCGGGGCTCGGTATGGAGGGCGCGCTGTGAGCGAGGGGCCGCCTCCCGTGGAGCCGTGGGAAGATCCTGTCCGCACGACCAGCGACGACTTCGTTGTCGACCTGGACGGCTACGACGGACCGATCGACGTGCTGCTGAAGCTCGCCCGCGAGCAGCGGGTCGACCTGACGCGCATCTCGATCCTGGCGCTGGCCGATCAGTACCTCGAGTTCGTCCGCCGCTCGTCCCGCCTGCGCCTGGAGCCGGCGGCGGACTACCTGGTGATGGCCGCCTGGCTGGCCTACCTCAAGTCCAAGCTGCTGCTGCCCGAGCCGGAGGACCCGGAGGAGCCGAGCGCGGCGGAGATGGCCGCGGCGCTGCGCCACCGGCTGCAGCGGCTCGAGGCCATGAAGGAGGCGGGGCGCAAGCTGCTGACGCTGCCGCGCCTGGGGCAGGAACGCTTCAGCCGCGGGGAGCCGGAAGGCCTGAAGCGGGTAACCAGATCCCGCCACGACGCCACGCTCTACGACCTGCTCAAGGCCTACGGAGAGATCAGGGGCCGCGCCCGGGTCAGCGTGCTGCAGGTGCCGGCCTCCGATTTCTTCTCGGTCGAGCAGGCGATGAACCGCCTCACCGGCTTGATCGGCGAGACGCCCGGCTGGCGCTCGCTGGCGGCTTTCCTGCCCGCCGACCTGCGCGGTGGGCTGATCTGGCGCTCGGCGATCGCGGCGACCTTCGCGGCCAGCCTGGAACTCTGCCGTGAAGGCAAGTTGAAGGTGCGCCAGGACCAGAGCTTCGGGCCGATCTTCGTCAGCCCGCAGGGGCCGGAATCATGAGCGAGCGATTCCAGCATCTGCGGCTGCTGGAAGCGATACTCTTCGCCGCCGCCGAGCCCCTCAGCCGCAGCGACCTGGCCCGGCATCTGCCGGAGGGCGTCGATCTCGATGGTCTCCTGGAGGAGCTCCGCGCGCGCTACGCGGATCGCGGGGTCCACCTGGTCCCCGTCGGGCAGCGCTGGGCCTTCCGCACGGCGCCGGACCTCTCGTCCCTGATGTTGGTCGAGCGGGAGGTAGTGAAGAAGCTGTCGCGCGCCGCCCTGGAGACCCTTGCGATCATCGCCTACCACCAGCCGGTGACACGGGCCGAGATCGAGGAGATCCGCGGCGTCGCCCTGTCGCGCGGGACGCTCGACACACTGCTCGAAACCGATTGGATCAAGCCGAAAGGGCGGCGCCGGACACCGGGACGCCCGGTGACCTGGGGCACGAGCGACGGCTTCCTGGACCACTTCGGGCTCGAGAGCCTGGAGGCATTGCCCGGCGTCAAGGATCTCAAGGCCGCCGGCCTGCTGGATTCCCGTGTCGTGCCCGCCCCCGACTTCCCCGGCGAAAGCGAAGACGCGGAGCCCGAGGGCGAGGGATCGGAAGACCCCTGGGAGATGCTGGCGGCCGAATTCGGCGACGAGGGCGAGAAGGGTTCCACCGCAGCGGGCGAGAAGGCCGCCCAGGCCGCCGCGGACACCAAGACCCCCGGTTCCTGAGCACAGGCATTGAATGTGCGAGTCATTCGCAATACCGTGCGCCATGCGCGACGGCGAGAACAACCCTAGACCATGACGGAGGACGCGCTCCGGCTCGAGGGCGTCAGCCACGCCTACGACGAGGTGTTGGCGGTCGACAACGTGAGCCTGGCCGTGGCCCGCGGCGAGGTCGTCTGCCTGCTCGGGCCGTCGGGCTGCGGTAAGACGACGGCGCTCCGGATCGCCGCGGGGCTCGAGCCCCTGCAGCGCGGCCGAGTGACCTTGGCCGGGGTCGAAGTGGCGGGTCCTGGACGAAATCTGCCGCCGGAACGGCGCAGTATCGGGCTCGTATTCCAGGACTACGCCCTGTTCCCCCATCTCTCGGTCGCCGACAACGTCGCTTTCGGCCTGCGCGGATTGGGCGCGGAGGCCCGGCGCCAACGGGTCGAGAGCTGCCTGCGTCAGGTCGGCATGGCCCACGCCGCGGCGTCCTTTCCCCACACCCTTTCCGGCGGCCAGCAGCAGCGTGTCGCCCTGGCCCGGGCCCTGGCGCCGGAGCCCAAGGTCATGCTGCTGGACGAGCCCTTCTCCGGGCTCGACTCCCGGCTGCGCAACCAGGTGCGCGACGAGACCCTGCATCTGCTCAAGGAGAGCGGCGCGGCGACCCTGATGGTCACCCACGACCCCGAGGAAGCCATGTTCATGGCCGACCGGGTCGCCGTGATGCGGGCCGGCAAGCTGATCCAGGTGGGCCGGCCGGCCGATCTCTACTTCGCTCCGGCCGACGCCTTCGTGGCCGGTTTCTTCGGAGAAATCAACGAGTTGCAGGGGGTCGTTCGAGACGGCCGGGTGACCACGCCGTTCGGCGAGGTCGCGGCCCCCGATATGGCCGAGGAAACGCCCGTGAAGGTCCTGATCCGACCCGAGGCTCTGCGTCTCCAGCCCCTCGGCCCCGAAGCCGGCGACGAGGGCGTGGGCACCGCGCGGGTCCTGGCGTCGCGCATGCTCGGCCGCAGCAGCCTCGTGCATCTCAGCGTGAACGGCACGTCCGAGGGCCTCCACCTGCACGCCCGGGTCCCCGGGCGCTTCCTGCCGACGGAGGACCAGAAACTGGTGGTCCACCTGGACCAGTCCCAGGCCTTCGTTTTTCCCCTGGCGGCATCCGAGGCCGGGGCCGCGACGCCCGCCACGGAGCCCTAAACTCCCGATCCGGCCCAGATCCGGCCCAGATCCGGAAAGATTGCGGCATCCGGGCCTTTTTGCCATAGTCCGCGCCAGACGGGCCTGGGCCCGGAGCGACAAGGGAGAACCCGGCAACATGGGTACATTTAGCGTTTGGCATTGGCTGATCGTACTCGTGGTCGTGCTCGTGCTGTTCGGCGGCGGCGGCAAGATCCCCCGGCTCATGAAGGACATGGGCAAGGGCATCAACGCCTTCAAAAAAGGTCTGAAGGAAGACAAGCAGGACGGCGAAGACGAGGAAGACCAGAAGGTGATCGCGAAGGACGAGCCGGCCGCGGCTAGGGTGGCGGAGAAGCAGAAGGAAAAGACCGGAACCGACGGTTGACGCCGCGGTGACCGCGAGATCTTCCTTCAACTGCTCGTAGCGGACCATGTTCGAAATCGGCCTAGGCTGGATGGAAATGGCCTTGATCGCCCTGCTGGCGCTCATGGTCATCGGCCCCAAGGAACTGCCGAAGGTCCTGCGCTCCATGGGCCATTGGATGCGCAAGGTCCGCGGGCTGGCGCATGAGTTCCAGTCGGGGCTCGACGACATGGTGCGGGAGGCCGACCTCGAGGAGACCAGGAACGCGATCAACAAAACAAAAAATATGAATATAAACAAAATAATAGAAGACACGGTTGATCCAGAAGGTGAAGTCGCGGAAGAAGCCAGGAACATCGCGGAGTCCTCGCGCGCGACGCCTGCGAAGCCGGACGCCGGCGACCCGAATACCGCGGATCGTGCGGAGACGGAAGGGGCTGGGGGCGGCGCGGAGGACAAGGCCGAGGACACGGACAAGGACAAGCCTGAAGCCGGGGGCCGCGAGGCCAAGGTCATCCACCATCCGGCGCAGGTCGCGCCGGCGCATTCCGTGACGCCGCCGGCGGAGCCCGAGGTCGAGACGGCGAGCGGCGGCGACGGCGAGCAGAAGCGGGCATGAGCGCGCAGGAGGCGGAAGGCGGCAAGATGCCGCTGCTCGAACATCTGATCGAGCTCAGACAACGACTGCTCTACAGCTGCATCGGCCTCCTGCTGGCTTTCCTGGTCTGCTTCTACTTCGCCCAGCCGCTCTTCGCCTTTCTCGCCGACCCCCTGCTCGAAGTCCTCGAGGACCAGGGCCAGGACCGTAAGCTGATCTACACGCACCTGCTCGAGGTCTTCATCACCGACATCAAGGTCGCTTTCTTCTTCGGCGCTTTTTTCAGCTGCCCGATCTTCCTGACCCAGTTCTGGCTGTTCGTCGCGCCGGGCCTCTACAAGGACGAAAAGACCGCGCTGGCGCCCTTCCTGATCTGCTCGCCGATCCTGTTCTTCCTCGGCGGCGCCCTGGTCTATTTCATCATCATGCCGCTGGCCTGGGAGTTCTTCGCCGCGCTCACCGCCAGCAGCAACAGTGAGAGCATGACCATCGAGCTCCTGCCCAAGGTCAACGAGTACTTCTCCCTTGTGATGACCCTGATCTTCGTCTTCGGGCTCTGCTTCCAGCTTCCCATCGTCATGACCCTGCTGGCCAAGGTCGGCCTCGCCACCTCCAAGGGCATGGCACGAAAGCGGAAGTACGCCATCGTCGGCGTGTTCATCGTGGCGGCGATCTTCACGCCGCCAGATCCGATCAGCCAGATCAGCCTGGCGGTCCCGATCGTCATCCTCTACGAGGTCTCGATCTACATGGCGAAGCTGGTCGAGAAGAAGCGCGGCGACGACGAGTTCGACGACGACGACGAGGACGACACCGCGCCGGCGGCGGCGACCTGACTCTCAGACCCCTAGAGCGGATCATGTTTAGTTGGAAACCACTACGTGGTTTCCAACTAAACATGTAAATCCGCTCTACATCTCAGGTTTAGAGCAGATTCACCGGGTTGATGGATCGCCCGAGGCGATTCCATCAAACCCGGATCTGCTCTGGGGTCGGGCGTTTCCCCGGTGGACAGCGCGGAGTCACTGCCCCTATAAGAGCGCCGTCGTATTTCGAGCCGAGCCCGAGTCGTCATGTTCGACATCAAGTGGATCCGCGAATCCCCGGAGGCCTTCGACCAGGGCCTCAAGCGGCGCGGCCTGGAGCCCCTGTCGGGGCAGGTCATCACGCTCGATGCGCGCCGGCGCGACGCCGTGACCGCGCTGCAGGACCTGCAGGCGCGGCGCAACGAGGCGTCCAAGGCGATCGGCGAAGCCAAACGGAAGGGCGAGGACGCCGCCGAGCTGATGGCCGAGGTGGCCGACATCAAGAAGACCATGGCCGAGAGCGAGGCCGAGGAGCGCCGGGCCGAGACCGAGCTGACCGAGCTGCTGGAGGGACTGCCGAACACGCCGGCCGAGGAGGTGCCCGACGGTCCCGACGAGGCGAGCAACCGCGAGGAGCGGGTGTTTGGCGCGCAGCCGGCCTTCGACTTCGAACCCAAGCAGCACTTCGAGCTGGGCGAGGCGCTCGGCCTGATGGACTTCGAGACCGCGGCCAAGCTCTCCGGGTCGCGCTTCGTGGTGCTGCGCGGCGCCTTGGCGCGCCTACACCGGGCCTTGGCGCAGTTCATGGTCGACCGCCATACCGAGCAGAACGGCTACACCGAGGTCAATCCGCCCCTGCTGGTGCGCGACCAGGTGCTCTACGGCACCGGCCAGCTGCCCAAGTTCGCGGAGGACCAGTTCCGCACTGGCGAGGGCTACTGGCTGATCCCCACGTCCGAGGTGCCGCTGACCAACCTCGCGGCCGAGGAGATCCTCGACGAGTCCGACCTGCCGATCCGGGTCACGGCCCATACGCCCTGCTTCCGCTCTGAGGCGGGATCCGCGGGCCGTGATACCCGCGGCATGCTGCGTCAGCATCAGTTCGAGAAGGTCGAGCTGGTCTCGATCGCCCACCCGGACCATTCGGATCAGGAGCTGGAGCGCATGGCCGGCTGCGCCGAGGGCGTCCTGCAGGCGCTCGGCCTGCACTACCGGGTGGTGACGCTCTCGACCGGCGACATGGGCTTCTCGGCGCGCAAGACCTACGACCTGGAGGCCTGGCTCCCGGGCCAGGGCGCCTACCGTGAGATCTCGAGCTGCTCCAACTGCGGCGACTTCCAGGCCCGCCGCATGAAGGCGCGCTACCGGCCCACCGGCGAGAAGGGGACCCGTTTCGTGCACACCTTGAATGGATCGGGCGTCGCGGTCGGCCGTGCGCTGATCGCGGTGATGGAGACCCACCAGCAGGCCGACGGCAGCCTCGGCATCCCGGAGGTCCTCCGCCCCTACATGGGTGGCCGAGACGTGATCGCCGCCGATGGTTGACCGCCCCACCGATCTCGCCAAGGCGCGGATCCTGGTCACCAACGACGACGGCATTCTCGCGCCGGGGATCGAGACGCTGACCGGGATCGCCCGGTCGCTCGCGGACGACGTCTGGGTCGTCGCGCCGGAGAGCGAGCAGAGCGCGGCGAGCCACTCCCTGACCCTGCGCCGGCCGCTGCGCGTCCGCAAGTACGAGGAGCGCCGCTACTCGGTGGACGGGACGCCGACCGACTGCGTGCTGGTGGCGCTGCACGAGCTGATGAACGATCGGCCCGCCGACCTGGTGCTCTCGGGCGTCAACCACGGCGTCAATCTGGGCGAGGACGTGACCTATTCGGGCACCATCGCCGCGGCCATGGAAGGCGCCCTGCTCGGTGCCCGGGCGATCGCCTTCAGCCAGATGCGCGAGGACGACGGCATGATCGACTGGCGCACCGCGGCCCGCTTCGGACCGGACATCGTGCGCCGGCTCTACGACCATCAGTGGCCGTCGGAAGTCCTCTACAACGTGAACTTCCCGCCGGGCGGGCCCGACTCGGTCCAAGGCATCCGCGCCTGCCGTCAGGGTCGCCGCGACACGGCGATCGAGATCTTCAAGGGCAAGGACCCGGCCGGGCGCGACTACCTCTGGGTCGGGGACTTTTCCAGCGACGAGACATCGCAGCCCGACACCGATCTGGCGGCAATCTTCGACCAGTCGATCTCGGTCACGCCGCTGCACCTGGACCTGACCCATCGCGAAACGCTTGACAGCCTCGAGGGGATCTTCCCGTGAGCCTGGAAGCGCGGCAGATCCGTCTGATCATGGACCTGCGGCGGGCCGGCGTTTCCGATACCAGGGTGCTCTCGGCGATCGAGCGGATCCCGCGCGACGTCTTCGTGCCGGCCCCTTTCCGGGACCAGGCCTACGAGAACCGGGCGCTGCCGATCGATCAGGGGCAGACCGTCAGCAAGCCCGAGGTGGTTGCCGTGATGACCGAGGCGCTGGCGTCGGACAAGCGGTGCAAGGTGCTGGAGGTCGGCACGGGCTCGGGTTACCAGGCCGCCGTGCTGTCGCGTCTGTGCCGCCGGCTCTACAGCGTGGAGCGCTTGGCAAAGCTGCTCCGGACGGCGGAGAAGCGCTTCGCCCAGCTGCGCCTCCATAACATCACGACGCGCGTCGGCGACGGCTCGGCGGGCTGGCCCGCACAGGCCCCGTTCGACCGGATCATCGTCACAGCCGGCGCGCGCGACGTGCCGCCGCAGCTGGCCGACCAGCTTGCCCCGGGCGGCGTCATGGTGATTCCGGTCGGCGCGCACGGCCGCCAGGAGCTCCTGCGCCTGGTGCGACACGGGGACGGCTTCACCGAGGAGAACCTCGGCTCGGTCCGCTTCGTGCCCCTGGTCACCGCGGACCGGCCGGAAGACCGGCGGCCTTCAATGCCGGCTGGACCCCGCGGCGCGACTCTGTCATGAATTGAATCGAGCGTGGGGTTTTCGTTCGAAGCCCCGAGGTCGTGGCATGGTGAAACGCGTCGATTGCCATGAGGACCCGCCAGGATAGGCCCGCGTTTCGCGGGCTTCGCCTTACGATGACGGCCGTTCTCGCGGCGGCCGCACTGTATGGCTGCGCCATCCCCCTGAACGAAGAGGACCTGGCGGCCTACAAGGAGCGCCAGGCGGCGCGTTCGGGCGCCGTCGCGACGGCCGACCAGACCGAGCCCCGGCCCGCCGTGGGCGCCGTCGGTCGATCCGGCGCGTCGTCGGCGCCGGTCGAGACAGTCGACCGGACGCCGCTGGAGGCGAGGGGCGGGACCCGGCTGGACCCGGTCCCCGCCGCGAAGCCGGGGGACGGTTCGGTGCACGTGGTGAGCGCGGGCGACACCGTCTACGCGATTTCCCGCAAGTTCGGGGTGCCGCCGAAGAAGATCATCGCCCACAACGACCTGGCGGCGCCCTACACGCTGAGCATCGGTCAGGAGATCAAGATCCCCGGTCGGGCGCAGCCCGGTCAGTCGCAGGGCCGCCACGTGGTGGCCAAGGGCGACACGGTCTACGGCATCGCGCGGCGCCACGGCGTGCCGCTGCGCGCCCTGATCGACGCCAACCGCTTGCCGCCGCCCTACACCCTGGTGATCGGCCAGGCGCTGGTCGTCCCGACCGTCCGGCAGCACCGCGTCTCCAAGGGCGAGACGGTCTACTCCATCGCGCGGCGCTACGATGTCGACCTGCGCGAGCTGGTCCGGCTCAACGGCATCGATCCGCCCTACACGATCAGGCCCGCCGAGAGCCTGGTCCTGCCGGGACGGCGGCCGGATCCCAAGGTCGCCGCCGTCAGGAGCGCCGCCGCGACCGGCCAGAACCGGACGGCCAGGGCGGCGCGACCGAGCCCGCCGCCCGCCGCCATCCCCAAGCCGCCGCCGCGCGCGCGCAGCACCTTCCTCTGGCCGGTCTCCGGTACCGTGATCCTGGGCTACGGGCCGAAGAAGGACGGGCGCCACAACGACGGGATCAACATCTCCGCGCCGCGCGGCACGCCCGTGCGGGCGGCCGAGAACGGCGTGGTCGCCTACGCCGGCAACGAACTGCGGGGCTTCGGCAACCTCGTCCTTGTCAAGCACCAGGGCGGTTGGGTCACCGCCTACGCCCACACCGAGCAGATCGAGGTCCGCCGCGGCGACACGGTCAAGCGCGGTCAGACCATCGGCCGCGTCGGCTCGACCGGCAGCGTCGCCGAGCCGCAGCTCCACTTCGAGCTGCGCAAGGGGACCAGGGCCGTCAACCCGACCAAGCTGCTGGGGCCGAAGACCGCCGATAGAAACTAGTAGTTGGGCCGTTCCGGGCAGTCAGGGTCGAGCGGGTAGATCGGCCGGCGCACCTTCTTGAAGGTGAAGAGGCTGTTGTCGCTGCTGGTGACGCCGACGCCGTTGCAGGGGATTTCGTGGCTGGCGATGGCGCGAAAACCGGCCCGGTAGTGGATCCGCGACTTGAGGATCAGGAAGCGCTTGGCGGTCGGCTCTATGCCGAGGCTGCGGAAACACCCCAGGTCATAGGGCTCGGTGTGCCGGGAACAGACGACGATCTGCACCTTGCCGGTGTCGAGCACGGCGGACTTTCCCATGGACGTCAGGGTGCCGCGCCCCATAGGCACGGTGACCACGAAATCGCCGTCGGTGATGGCGCGGACCCTGCCGCTCAGGCGCAGCGGTTCGCCCGCCTTGCCGATCTCGGGCATGTCGGTCTTGCCGCCGAGATCGAGGGTGATCTCCTGGCCGACGCCTGCGGCTTCCATCTCGGCGACCGCCTGGGGATCGCAGATGCCGAACATGGCGACATCCTCGAGCCCCTGGTCGATGACCTCGCGCAGGACGGCCACGGTGTCCTGGGTGCCGCCCGAGGCGGAGTTGTCAGCGTGATCGAGCAGGATGACCGGACCCTCGGCCAATTGCCCGGCGCGCGCGATGGTCTCGGCCAGGGGCTCGGAATCGAACAGCCATTCCGCCTTCTCCTCCCAGGCCCGCTGGAGCAGCCGCTCGCAGGCGGCCTCGGCCCAGGCCCGGTCGCCGTCGGCGACGGTCACCGCCGAAAGCCCCGCGTGGCGGATATCGGCGAGCGGGAAGCCGCCGAACACGCTCGCGGCGAGCAGGCCCTTGGCCTCCTCGCCGCGGGCCATGTCGATCAAGGGGCCCATGGGCCGGTCGTCGTGGCCCATCCTGAGGGTTTGGGCCAGGATCGGGCGTTGGCCCCAGGCCATGACCGGGGTGACCTCGCCTTTCAGCGCCGAGACCAGGATGCGCCCGGCATGGGCGCCCGCCTCGTACATGTCGACGTGAGGGTAGGTCTTGTAGCCGACCAGAACGGTGCAGTTCTCGACCATCTCGCGGGTCATGTTGGCGTGGAGATCGAGGCTGACGGCGATCGGCAGATCCGGTGCCAGCGTCCGAAGGCGCTCGAGCAGCGTACCCTCGCCGTCGTCCGTGGTCTCGGCGACCATGGCCCCGTGGAGGTCGAGGAAACAGAGATCGCAACCCGTCTCGACCGCCGCGCAGATGGCGTCGCACATGGTGTCGTAGGCCGCGGCGTCGACGTACCCGCTGGGCGCCGCATTGCCCGCGATCGGTGTCACGATCTCCATGCCTTCGCCGTCGGCGACATCGAGAAAGGCTCCGATCCCGGTGCCGGTCCCCTTGAACCGCCGGTAGACCTCCGGCCCGGTCGGCACGTCGGGGCTGCCGAAACGCTCGAGCGGTGTCGGCACAGGCGAAAAGGTGTTGGTCTCGTGCTCCATCATGGCGACGACGGCGCGCAGCTTCATGGCGGCCACCTCCTCTTTGCTACTCCCGGCCCGGCAGCGGCGTGTCCGGAACGGTCAGTAGAGCCGTTTGCCGGGGCGGCGGGCAAGGCCCTGGTCGCAAGGTCAGGCGGCGACGTCTGGGCTCGGCCCGGCCGATCGGACGTGGCTTGGAACTTCGGTCAGCGTGGCGAAAAGATCGGCAGGGGCTCCGAGAGCCCCTTCAGGGCGTGCGTCCCCAGAGTCTCGAGCGGTACATCCAAGAGCTTGGCGACCGGTTCGGTGAACAGAATTGGACGGCCGAGCGGCTTGCTGAGACCCTCGACGCGGCTGACCGCGTTGACCGCTTTGCCGATCACGGTGAAGTCAAGCCGGCGCGGGGCCCCGAGATTGCCGAAGAAGACGTCGCCGCGATGCAGGGCAATGCCGGTCCGCAGCGGCCGCCAGCCGTCGATCTCCGCGAGCTGACTCTTGTCTTCGTTGAGCAGGTCGAGTTCGGAAAGCGCGCTCCGGGCGGCGGCGAGGGCGGCACGGGCGGCCGCCTGTTCGGTCTCGAAGGCCGAAAAGGGAAAGACCGCCAGAAGGCCGTCGCCGATGAACTTCAGCACCTCGCCATCATGGGCCATGACGGCCCCGGCGAGGCGCTCGAAGTAGGCGTTGAGAACCGAGAGCACATCGCGGTCGTCGAGGCGGTCGGCGAGGTCGGTGAATCCGCGCAGATCGGAGGCCCAGATGATCGCTCCGATGGGCGCTCCCGATCCCCGCTTGATCGAGCCCTGGAGCACCTGGCTGCCGGCGGCGTCGCCGAGGTAGGTGTTGACGAGGTTCTCGGCGATGCGTGCCGCGATGTGGCGGGCGACATGGAGCGCGAGTAGGCGGAGAAGCCGGTCGATGTTTGAGATCTGCTCCGCCGAGAACCCTTCGGCCTGGCGGGTCGCGACGGTCGCCGCGTTGTGATAGTCGCCGCCCGCGCTGAGCGGCATTGCCAGGTACTCGACGATCTCCTGTCGGGCCAGGTCGGCGAGCAGGCCCTGCTCCGGGACGTCCGGCGCGTCGGTGCGGCCGCGAAACGTCTCGCCGTGCTCGATGACCCGATAGAGCGGGTTGCGGCGATAGGCATCGCTCCCCAGGACCGCTTCGTCGACCTTCACCTCATCGCACAGGCCGTCGTCACGGCTCCAGTTCCAGGCGTAGCCGAAGAGCTGAGGATGCAGCGTCCCGACATGCAAGCTGGCCCGGTCGAGGGGCAGGCCGGCCGCCACCAGCCGCCAGACGAAGGACTGGAAGACCTCCAGGAGGTCACCGTGATCGGCCGCCTCGCCCAGCAGCCAGCTCTCGACTTCGGCCAGGCTCGGCCGGCCCAGCGCCTCGAGATCGAAGCGGCCGCGGCGCAGCAGGGTGACGAAGGAGGGGTAGCTCCGCGGTGCCGGGTCCGGGGGTTCACCTGTCATGGCCGCACCCTCCGCCGGATCGCCAGGTCAATCCAGCCGCTTGCCGAGGCGGCCGGCCAGATCCTGGATGTACTGCCAGGCGACCCGGCCCGAGCGGCTGCCGCGCGTGATCGCCCATTCCTTGGCCTCGGCGTGCAGTTCCTCGTCCGGCAAGTCGAGGCCGTAGCGCGTCGCATAGCCCTCGACCATGGCGAAATAGGTGTCCTGGTCGCAGTTGTGGAAGCCGAGCCAGAGGCCGAAGCGGTCCGACAGGCTGACCTTCTCCTCGACCGCCTCGGAGGTATGGATAGCCGTGGAACGCTCGTTCTCGATCATGTCGCGGGGCATGAGGTGGCGGCGGTTCGAGGTGGCGTAGAAGATCACGTTGGCCGGGCGGCCCTCGATCCCGCCCTCCAGGACGGCCTTCAGCGACTTGTAGCTGGTGTCCGCGTTGTCGAAGCTGAGGTCGTCGCAGAACAGCACCGCGGCGCGCTCCTCGCCTCGCAGGCGCTGCAGCAGGCGGGGCAGGGAAGGGATGTCCTCGCGGTGGATCTCGACCAGAATCAGCCCGGCGAAGCCCTCGCGCGCCGCCCGCGCGTTGACCTCGGCGTGGACCGCCTTGACCAGCGAGGACTTGCCCATGCCGCGGGC
Encoded proteins:
- a CDS encoding LysM peptidoglycan-binding domain-containing M23 family metallopeptidase; this encodes MTAVLAAAALYGCAIPLNEEDLAAYKERQAARSGAVATADQTEPRPAVGAVGRSGASSAPVETVDRTPLEARGGTRLDPVPAAKPGDGSVHVVSAGDTVYAISRKFGVPPKKIIAHNDLAAPYTLSIGQEIKIPGRAQPGQSQGRHVVAKGDTVYGIARRHGVPLRALIDANRLPPPYTLVIGQALVVPTVRQHRVSKGETVYSIARRYDVDLRELVRLNGIDPPYTIRPAESLVLPGRRPDPKVAAVRSAAATGQNRTARAARPSPPPAAIPKPPPRARSTFLWPVSGTVILGYGPKKDGRHNDGINISAPRGTPVRAAENGVVAYAGNELRGFGNLVLVKHQGGWVTAYAHTEQIEVRRGDTVKRGQTIGRVGSTGSVAEPQLHFELRKGTRAVNPTKLLGPKTADRN
- a CDS encoding M81 family metallopeptidase; this translates as MKLRAVVAMMEHETNTFSPVPTPLERFGSPDVPTGPEVYRRFKGTGTGIGAFLDVADGEGMEIVTPIAGNAAPSGYVDAAAYDTMCDAICAAVETGCDLCFLDLHGAMVAETTDDGEGTLLERLRTLAPDLPIAVSLDLHANMTREMVENCTVLVGYKTYPHVDMYEAGAHAGRILVSALKGEVTPVMAWGQRPILAQTLRMGHDDRPMGPLIDMARGEEAKGLLAASVFGGFPLADIRHAGLSAVTVADGDRAWAEAACERLLQRAWEEKAEWLFDSEPLAETIARAGQLAEGPVILLDHADNSASGGTQDTVAVLREVIDQGLEDVAMFGICDPQAVAEMEAAGVGQEITLDLGGKTDMPEIGKAGEPLRLSGRVRAITDGDFVVTVPMGRGTLTSMGKSAVLDTGKVQIVVCSRHTEPYDLGCFRSLGIEPTAKRFLILKSRIHYRAGFRAIASHEIPCNGVGVTSSDNSLFTFKKVRRPIYPLDPDCPERPNY
- a CDS encoding adenylate/guanylate cyclase domain-containing protein is translated as MTGEPPDPAPRSYPSFVTLLRRGRFDLEALGRPSLAEVESWLLGEAADHGDLLEVFQSFVWRLVAAGLPLDRASLHVGTLHPQLFGYAWNWSRDDGLCDEVKVDEAVLGSDAYRRNPLYRVIEHGETFRGRTDAPDVPEQGLLADLARQEIVEYLAMPLSAGGDYHNAATVATRQAEGFSAEQISNIDRLLRLLALHVARHIAARIAENLVNTYLGDAAGSQVLQGSIKRGSGAPIGAIIWASDLRGFTDLADRLDDRDVLSVLNAYFERLAGAVMAHDGEVLKFIGDGLLAVFPFSAFETEQAAARAALAAARSALSELDLLNEDKSQLAEIDGWRPLRTGIALHRGDVFFGNLGAPRRLDFTVIGKAVNAVSRVEGLSKPLGRPILFTEPVAKLLDVPLETLGTHALKGLSEPLPIFSPR
- a CDS encoding ATP-binding protein, producing the protein MTKKKAAGPNGAVPQIDDLGAALERIASALERIGPPAQPALDLGAAEAFVWQAERETLEPVAAVNRVDLVLLQGIARQRETLLENTLRFARGLPANNALLWGARGMGKSSLVKAVHAEVNARAAREGFAGLILVEIHREDIPSLPRLLQRLRGEERAAVLFCDDLSFDNADTSYKSLKAVLEGGIEGRPANVIFYATSNRRHLMPRDMIENERSTAIHTSEAVEEKVSLSDRFGLWLGFHNCDQDTYFAMVEGYATRYGLDLPDEELHAEAKEWAITRGSRSGRVAWQYIQDLAGRLGKRLD